Proteins from a single region of Primulina tabacum isolate GXHZ01 chromosome 5, ASM2559414v2, whole genome shotgun sequence:
- the LOC142544240 gene encoding uncharacterized protein LOC142544240, which yields MYDQFTRLGPKEFSGTTDPFVTEGWIRSLEVHFRYLSMGDVDRVSRAIYMLRDDISLWWEGAEQGVNLATLTWVWFKDIFYEKYFTSDVRGRLKMEFMSLCQGEMSVTSFIRKFYKGCHFVPLIARDAAEKLWHFMDGFRATIRRDVMLMRPTDYAAATACAFQADRP from the coding sequence ATGTATGATCAGTTCACGAGGCTGGGTCCGAAAGAGTTTTCAGGTACCACCGACCCATTTGTTACTGAGGGTTGGATCAGGTCCCTTGAGGTGCATTTCCGCTATCTGAGTATGGGGGATGTTGATCGAGTCAGTCGTGCTATTTATATGTTGCGGGATGACATTTCtctttggtgggaaggagctgaacaGGGTGTCAATCTAGCCACCCTTACTTGGGTGTGGTTCAAGGACATTTTCTACGAGAAGTATTTCACTTCTGACGTCAGAGGACGCTTGAAGatggagtttatgagtctctgTCAGGGAGAAATGTCTGTGACTTCGTTTATAAGGAAGTTCTATAAGGGTTGTCACTTCGTGCCTCTCATTGCTAGAGATGCTGCTGAAAAACTgtggcatttcatggatggcttTCGAGCCACTATTCGTAGAGATGTAATGTTGATGAGACCGACGGATTATGCAGCTGCCACTGCTTGTGCTTTCCAAGCTGACAGACCTTGA